From the genome of Vigna angularis cultivar LongXiaoDou No.4 chromosome 11, ASM1680809v1, whole genome shotgun sequence, one region includes:
- the LOC108333053 gene encoding trihelix transcription factor ASIL2, which translates to MEEKSEKQDDSHPSLFFSDHATIKEENSPRKAIGGGSDRLKRDEWSEGAVSTLLEAYEAKWVLRNRAKLKGHDWEDVAKHVSSRANSTKSPKTQTQCKNKIESMKKRYRSESATTADASSWPLYSRLDLLLRGTGPISSLPPTPNPTPTPIIAPSFQPPHATTNSNQALVLLDPPSLAVSQAPPSAAPPPPTQNSHGSNGVERLVKEDGLGGKSCEHVSEKNVMDSDSSTPALYSEKEKVRCNKRKMKSEKKKRVRRNSNSNNNNQNSEDMEIAESIRWLAEVVMRSEQSRMETMKEIEKMRVEAEAKRGEMELKRTEIIANTQLEIARIFASVNKGVDSSLRIGRSSS; encoded by the exons ATGGAGGAGAAATCAGAGAAGCAAGATGATAGCCACCCATCTCTCTTCTTCTCGGATCATGCCACCATCAAGGAAGAGAATTCTCCAAGAAAAGCCATTGGTGGTGGCAGTGATAGGCTGAAGAGAGATGAATGGAGTGAAGGGGCTGTGTCAACCCTTCTTGAGGCCTATGAGGCCAAATGGGTGCTCAGAAACAGAGCCAAACTCAAGGGCCATGACTGGGAAGATGTTGCAAAACATGTCTCATCAAGAGCCAACTCCACCAAGTCACCAAAGACACAGACTCAGTGCAAGAACAAGATTGAGTCCATGAAAAAAAGGTACAGATCAGAGTCTGCAACTACTGCTGATGCATCATCTTGGCCTTTGTACTCTCGCCTTGATCTTCTCCTGCGTGGCACAGGACCAATATCTTCACTCCCGCCAACACCAAATCCAACACCAACACCAATCATAGCACCATCATTTCAACCACCACACGCCACCACCAATAGTAACCAGGCTCTGGTGTTGTTGGATCCTCCTTCACTGGCTGTGTCACAAGCTCCTCCTTCTGCTGCTCCTCCACCACCCACACAAAACTCTCACGGATCCAATGGTGTTGAAAGACTAGTCAAG GAAGATGGGTTAGGAGGCAAGTCATGTGAGCATGTATCTGAGAAGAATGTGATGGACTCGGATAGTAGCACACCTGCTCTATACAGTGAAAAGGAGAAGGTGAGATGcaacaagaggaagatgaaaagtgagaagaagaagagggtgagAAGGAACAGTAACAGTAATAACAATAACCAAAACAGTGAAGACATGGAGATAGCAGAAAGCATAAGGTGGCTAGCAGAAGTGGTAATGAGGTCAGAACAAAGCAGAATGGAGACAATGAAAGAGATTGAGAAGATGAGGGTTGAAGCTGAGGCAAAGAGAGGGGAGATGGAGCTGAAGAGAACTGAAATCATAGCCAACACTCAACTAGAGATTGCTAGGATCTTTGCAAGTGTCAATAAAGGTGTTGATTCTTCACTAAGAATTGGAAGAAGTTCATCATGA
- the LOC108332559 gene encoding U-box domain-containing protein 1: MDTKSLTIRTLVSSLASSSDQTRLAALRHLRRTSNEDPAARPLISAAGAVPLLASALYSPSHSIQEHAAATVLNLSISDRLPLLSCPALLPALAHILSRHATSSAPSAVQSVAATLHSLLAVVAEFRPTVGAKPEILRALISIMSDPDSLTRTIKDALKASFGIALYPPSRTALVRLGAVPVLFALVAKDKDGKRKVGIIEDATAVIAQIAGCEESEDAFLKVSGVSRLAMMLCSESGNCSLRTKENAVAALLNLVRYGSERVVGEVKNKVASLDGISYVQEHGSPKGKSKAVAFFKLLLDGGSSAEIAQDLYPVHSD, encoded by the coding sequence ATGGACACGAAATCGTTAACAATCCGTACACTGGTCTCCTCCCTCGCTTCCTCCTCCGATCAAACCCGTCTCGCCGCCCTCCGCCACCTCCGCCGCACCTCCAACGAGGACCCCGCCGCCCGCCCCCTCATCTCCGCCGCCGGCGCCGTCCCCCTCCTCGCCTCCGCCCTCTACTCCCCCTCCCACTCCATCCAAGAACACGCCGCCGCCACCGTCCTCAACCTCTCCATCTCCGACCGCCTCCCCCTCCTCTCCTGCCCCGCCCTCCTACCCGCCCTCGCCCACATCCTCTCCCGCCACGCCACCTCCTCCGCCCCATCAGCCGTCCAATCCGTCGCCGCCACCCTCCACAGCCTCCTCGCCGTGGTAGCCGAGTTCCGCCCCACCGTCGGTGCAAAACCCGAAATTCTTCGTGCCCTCATCAGCATAATGAGTGATCCCGATTCGCTGACGAGGACGATCAAGGATGCTCTGAAAGCATCTTTCGGAATCGCACTCTACCCGCCGAGCCGAACAGCACTGGTCCGGCTGGGAGCAGTTCCCGTGCTCTTCGCTCTGGTGGCGAAGGACAAGGACGGGAAGAGAAAAGTTGGCATAATTGAGGATGCGACGGCGGTGATCGCGCAGATTGCGGGGTGTGAGGAGAGCGAGGACGCGTTTCTTAAGGTTTCGGGGGTTTCTAGGTTGGCCATGATGCTGTGTTCGGAAAGTGGAAACTGTAGTTTGAGGACAAAGGAGAATGCTGTTGCGGCGTTGTTGAATCTGGTGAGATATGGGAGTGAGAGAGTAGTTGGGGAGGTTAAGAACAAGGTTGCGTCCTTGGATGGGATCTCCTACGTGCAGGAACACGGTAGCCccaaagggaagagcaaagcCGTGGCTTTTTTCAAGCTTCTGCTTGATGGTGGAAGCAGTGCTGAAATTGCTCAAGATTTGTATCCTGTGCACTCTGATTAG
- the LOC108334349 gene encoding aspartyl protease AED3, whose amino-acid sequence MERTLSFSLSLSPLFLFLVFSLVQGQNPKCDTQEHGSTLQVFHVFSPCSPFRPSKALSWEESVLQLQAKDQARLQFLASLVAGRSVVPIASGRQIIQSPTYIVRAKIGTPPQTLLLAMDTSNDAAWIPCTACDGCTSTLFSPEKSTSFKNLNCGAPQCNQVPNPSCGSSSCSFNFTYGSSTIGANLVQDTVTLATDPIPGYTFGCVQKTTGPSTPPQGLLGLGRGPLSLLSQTQNLYQSTFSYCLPSFKSLNFSGSLRLGPVAQPIRIKYTPLLKNPRRSSLYYVNLVAIRVGRKVVDIPQEALAFNPVTGAGTIFDSGTVFSRLVAPAYVAVRDEFRRRVGGKANLTVTSLGGFDTCYTVPIVAPTITFMFSGMNVTLPQDNILIHSSAGSTTCLAMASAPDNVNSVLNVIANMQQQNHRVLFDVPNSRLGVARELCTK is encoded by the exons ATGGAAAGAACACTCTCATTCTCACTCTCACTCTCTCCTTTATTCCTGTTCCTAGTCTTCTCCCTAGTTCAAGGGCAGAACCCCAAATGTGACACACAAGAGCATGGCTCAACCCTGCAAGTTTTCCATGTGTTCAGCCCTTGTTCTCCATTCAGGCCATCAAAGGCACTTTCATGGGAAGAGAGTGTCCTCCAACTGCAGGCCAAGGACCAAGCCAGGCTGCAGTTTCTGGCTAGCTTGGTGGCTGGGAGGTCAGTGGTGCCTATTGCCTCAGGCAGACAGATTATTCAGAGCCCAACTTACATTGTGAGAGCCAAAATAGGTACCCCACCTCAGACCTTGCTCTTGGCCATGGACACCAGCAATGATGCTGCTTGGATTCCTTGCACTGCCTGTGATGGCTGCACATCAACCTTGTTTTCTCCTGAAAAGTCCACCTCCTTCAAGAATCTTAACTGTGGTGCTCCTCAATGCAACCAG GTACCTAACCCTAGTTGTGGAAGCAGCTCCTGCAGCTTCAACTTCACTTATGGTAGCTCAACCATTGGTGCTAACCTGGTCCAAGACACGGTTACTCTAGCCACTGACCCTATTCCTGGCTACACCTTCGGATGTGTTCAAAAGACTACTGGGCCCAGTACACCACCTCAGGGGCTTTTGGGCTTGGGCCGAGGCCCATTGTCTTTGCTGTCCCAGACCCAGAACCTCTATCAGTCCACCTTCTCTTACTGCTTGCCCAGCTTCAAATCACTCAACTTCTCTGGCTCACTCAGACTTGGGCCTGTGGCCCAGCCCATTAGGATCAAGTACACCCCTCTTCTCAAGAATCCTAGAAGATCTTCACTCTATTATGTCAACTTGGTTGCGATTAGGGTCGGCCGGAAAGTCGTCGACATTCCTCAGGAGGCCTTGGCTTTCAATCCGGTCACCGGAGCCGGCACCATCTTTGATTCTG GCACGGTGTTCAGCCGGCTAGTTGCGCCGGCGTATGTGGCAGTCCGGGACGAGTTCCGGCGGCGAGTGGGAGGAAAGGCAAACCTAACGGTGACATCCCTTGGAGGGTTTGACACGTGCTACACAGTTCCGATAGTTGCACCCACCATAACATTCATGTTCTCAGGCATGAACGTAACCCTGCCACAGGACAACATTCTCATACACAGTTCTGCAGGAAGCACCACATGCTTGGCCATGGCTTCAGCTCCAGATAACGTCAATTCAGTGCTCAACGTCATAGCCAACATGCAACAACAAAACCACCGTGTGCTCTTCGACGTCCCCAACTCAAGGCTCGGTGTTGCTCGTGAACTTTGCACCAAATAA
- the LOC108333233 gene encoding putative calcium-binding protein CML19, producing the protein MKMAKRDYERVMKYFDEDGDGKISPWELRKKLGMMEGEESVMKDVELLVEELDSDGDGFVSLEDLVKLMEEAEEEEKMRDLEDAFEMYNDSQMLGFITPNSLQTMLSRLGESKSIHQCKSMIHHFDLNGDGLLSFHEFTVMMMH; encoded by the coding sequence ATGAAAATGGCTAAGAGAGATTATGAGCGTGTGATGAAGTATTTCGATGAAGATGGGGATGGTAAGATATCTCCATGGGAGCTGAGGAAGAAGCTGGGGATGATGGAGGGTGAAGAGTCAGTGATGAAAGATGTGGAATTGTTGGTTGAGGAATTGGATTCTGATGGAGATGGGTTTGTGAGTTTGGAGGATTTGGTGAAGCTAATggaagaagcagaagaagaagagaagatgaGAGATTTGGAAGATGCTTTTGAAATGTACAATGACTCTCAAATGTTAGGCTTTATAACTCCCAACAGCTTGCAAACCATGCTTTCTAGGTTAGGTGAATCCAAATCCATTCACCAATGCAAATCTATGATTCATCACTTTGATTTGAATGGTGATGGTCTCCTCAGCTTTCATGAGTTTACAGTCATGATGATGCACTGA
- the LOC108333232 gene encoding LOW QUALITY PROTEIN: uncharacterized protein LOC108333232 (The sequence of the model RefSeq protein was modified relative to this genomic sequence to represent the inferred CDS: inserted 2 bases in 1 codon) — protein MTVKDFPEECWESVFRFLGLGHRHLNGHREGLLRQISQSGLELDLINLSNQRTFPVDGLRELGSNKKKLTVLICSNIGSLRDSHLVIIAYCFPLLDKLDISFPLNSQASDFGVLRLSSMLENLRKINISGNHLITDKSLFSLCQNCXSLEEISFFICFKITQTGIASAIRLRPGLSSIAFNIEKKRIHGPGLTLTPIDLNLIDSFRTLKRLTDIDLSNSVISDEFLFAVAEGAGLLLKKLILQDCCNCTFSGISYVLSKCQSVQCLDLRKVDFLSDQCISKLSVFLLSLTTINLSGCCQLTNSTFFILTRNCPLHSQKVIALVVPLNK, from the exons ATGACTGTGAAAGATTTTCCTGAAGAATGTTGGGAATCAGTCTTCAGATTCCTTGGCCTTGGTCATCGTCATTTGAATGGCCACCGTGAAGGCTTGCTTCGTCAAATTTCACAATCTGGGTTGGAGCTTGATTTGATTAATCTATCCAACCAGAGAACATTTCCTGTTGATGGCTTGCGAGAACTTGGctcaaacaagaaaaaattgacGGTTCTGATCTGCTCAAACATTGGCTCGCTTCGTGATAGTCATCTGGTAATCATAGCTTATTGTTTCCCATTGCTTGATAAGCTTGACATAAGCTTCCCATTGAATTCTCAAGCATCTGATTTTGGGGTTCTAAGGCTGTCTTCTATGCTTGAGAATCTTCGCAAGATTAATATCTCTGGTAATCATTTGATCACTGATAAATCATTGTTCTCTCTTTGCCAAAACTG GTCATTGGAAGAGATTTCATTCTTCATCTGTTTTAAGATCACTCAAACAGGCATTGCCTCTGCGATCCGCCTCAGACCCGGTTTGAGCTCCATTGCCTTTaacattgaaaagaaaagaatacatGGACCTGGTTTAACACTCACCCCCATTGACTTGAATTTGATCGATTCATTCAGGACTTTGAAAAGGTTAACTGATATTGATTTGTCCAATTCTGTTATCTCGGATGAGTTTCTCTTTGCGGTTGCAGAAGGTGCAGGTCTTCTGCTAAAGAAGCTTATCCTCCAAGACTGTTGCAATTGTACATTTTCAGGAATCTCGTATGTGTTATCCAAATGCCAATCTGTTCAATGCTTGGATCTTCGGAAAGTTGATTTCTTAAGTGATCAATGTATCAGCAAGTTATCTGTGTTTCTTCTTAGCCTAACCACTATAAACCTCAGTGGTTGTTGCCAGCTGACAAATTCAACATTTTTCATTCTCACAAGAAACTGTCCTTTGCACAGTCAGAAAGTGATTGCTCTTGTGGTTCCTCTAAATAAGTGA
- the LOC108334498 gene encoding uncharacterized protein LOC108334498 isoform X2, with the protein MALLLRLNRRRATSSRTLFFSTSNSDSNSGSNSPFSSHFRDVRERLKQPSSPSSNPRSQPPSANEIRKNLSEFRAKTAPPPPGNPSQQQQQFSFQQIYQRHNVQGNPPRLGESSSPSMQFIRENLRNLSAAQTPVSQGRPGMIGGTNALPQGIFGKEMRKEGTKSTTMFSAGFLKTYNVEDLGKKLRMLRPEGKEKGWFSVRELSERLVRLRKMEEEQARSNTRDSTINIIRGCLAEINEEQNLAKKKASLQGHSILNHLSGAPTFSLEPPIPHLVEKYFHPDNMSSSEKMKIELAKVRDEFKMSESDCGSARVQIAQLTTKIKHLSAVLHKKFAWHGALHFQ; encoded by the exons ATGGCCCTTCTTCTCCGTCTCAATCGTCGGAGGGCAACCAGCTCTCGCACCCTGTTCTTCTCTACTTCGAATTCTGATTCTAACTCCGGCTCCAACTCTCCCTTCTCTTCCCATTTCAGAGATGTCAGGGAACGTCTCAAACAACCCTCTTCCCCTTCCTCAAACCCTCGCTCCCAACCACCCTCCGCAAACGAGATCCGAAAAAACCTCAGCGAGTTTCGTGCCAAGACCGCTCCACCTCCGCCCGGTAACCCGTCGCAGCAGCAACAACAATTCTCGTTCCAGCAAATCTACCAGCGCCACAACGTGCAGGGGAATCCCCCTAGATTGGGAGAATCGTCCTCCCCCAGCATGCAATTCATTCGCGAGAACCTGCGGAACTTGTCTGCTGCCCAAACCCCGGTGTCGCAGGGTCGTCCTGGGATGATCGGTGGCACGAATGCCTTGCCGCAGGGCATTTTCGGAAAAGAGATGAGGAAAGAGGGTACGAAGTCAACGACGATGTTTTCGGCGGGGTTCTTGAAGACTTACAACGTGGAGGATTTGGGGAAGAAATTGAGGATGCTGAGGCCAGAGGGAAAGGAAAAGGGTTGGTTTTCAGTGAGGGAGTTGAGTGAGAGGTTGgtgaggttgaggaagatggAGGAGGAGCAAGCCCGTTCCAATACCCGTGATTCTACTATTAACATAATAAGGGGATGTCTCGCTGAGATTAATGAAGAGCAAAATCTTGCCAAGAAGAAAGCTTCAT TACAGGGACATAGCATATTGAACCATTTGAGTGGGGCTCCAACCTTCTCTCTGGAACCTCCTATACCCCATCTTGTTGAAAAG TACTTTCATCCGGATAACATGTCCTCCTCTGAGAAGATGAAAATTGAGCTTGCCAAGGTTAGGGATGAGTTTAAAATGTCGGAGTCGGACTGCGGTTCTGCGCGTGTTCAAA TTGCACAACTTACAACTAAGATTAAGCATCTATCAGCAGTCCTACACAAGAAG TTTGCCTGGCATGGAGCATTACACTTTCAGTAG
- the LOC108334498 gene encoding uncharacterized protein LOC108334498 isoform X1, whose translation MALLLRLNRRRATSSRTLFFSTSNSDSNSGSNSPFSSHFRDVRERLKQPSSPSSNPRSQPPSANEIRKNLSEFRAKTAPPPPGNPSQQQQQFSFQQIYQRHNVQGNPPRLGESSSPSMQFIRENLRNLSAAQTPVSQGRPGMIGGTNALPQGIFGKEMRKEGTKSTTMFSAGFLKTYNVEDLGKKLRMLRPEGKEKGWFSVRELSERLVRLRKMEEEQARSNTRDSTINIIRGCLAEINEEQNLAKKKASLQGHSILNHLSGAPTFSLEPPIPHLVEKYFHPDNMSSSEKMKIELAKVRDEFKMSESDCGSARVQIAQLTTKIKHLSAVLHKKDVHSRKGLVAMVQRRKRLLKYLRRTDWDSYCFVISKLGLRDNPDHSYRSRTSMAT comes from the exons ATGGCCCTTCTTCTCCGTCTCAATCGTCGGAGGGCAACCAGCTCTCGCACCCTGTTCTTCTCTACTTCGAATTCTGATTCTAACTCCGGCTCCAACTCTCCCTTCTCTTCCCATTTCAGAGATGTCAGGGAACGTCTCAAACAACCCTCTTCCCCTTCCTCAAACCCTCGCTCCCAACCACCCTCCGCAAACGAGATCCGAAAAAACCTCAGCGAGTTTCGTGCCAAGACCGCTCCACCTCCGCCCGGTAACCCGTCGCAGCAGCAACAACAATTCTCGTTCCAGCAAATCTACCAGCGCCACAACGTGCAGGGGAATCCCCCTAGATTGGGAGAATCGTCCTCCCCCAGCATGCAATTCATTCGCGAGAACCTGCGGAACTTGTCTGCTGCCCAAACCCCGGTGTCGCAGGGTCGTCCTGGGATGATCGGTGGCACGAATGCCTTGCCGCAGGGCATTTTCGGAAAAGAGATGAGGAAAGAGGGTACGAAGTCAACGACGATGTTTTCGGCGGGGTTCTTGAAGACTTACAACGTGGAGGATTTGGGGAAGAAATTGAGGATGCTGAGGCCAGAGGGAAAGGAAAAGGGTTGGTTTTCAGTGAGGGAGTTGAGTGAGAGGTTGgtgaggttgaggaagatggAGGAGGAGCAAGCCCGTTCCAATACCCGTGATTCTACTATTAACATAATAAGGGGATGTCTCGCTGAGATTAATGAAGAGCAAAATCTTGCCAAGAAGAAAGCTTCAT TACAGGGACATAGCATATTGAACCATTTGAGTGGGGCTCCAACCTTCTCTCTGGAACCTCCTATACCCCATCTTGTTGAAAAG TACTTTCATCCGGATAACATGTCCTCCTCTGAGAAGATGAAAATTGAGCTTGCCAAGGTTAGGGATGAGTTTAAAATGTCGGAGTCGGACTGCGGTTCTGCGCGTGTTCAAA TTGCACAACTTACAACTAAGATTAAGCATCTATCAGCAGTCCTACACAAGAAG GATGTTCATTCTCGTAAAGGATTGGTAGCAATGGTTCAGAGGAGAAAAAGATTACTGAAATACCTCAGAAGAACTGATTGGGATTCCTATTGCTTTGTTATCTCTAAGCTGGGTCTTCGTGATAATCCTGATCATAGCTATAGATCTCGAACTAGTATGGCAACTTAG